The Malassezia japonica chromosome 5, complete sequence genome contains a region encoding:
- the BCK1 gene encoding mitogen-activated protein kinase kinase kinase (EggNog:ENOG503NVHJ; COG:T) — MSQYTRGGEYPAGEHGQQVYPLAFHMQPAAAMRTSPPPLAPYAQGGEGSRAPRPDEARVSHIRHGRNSSSPARAGDMIAEAGAWTTPSPGGAWTAPSVASPRRRSHVLQPRSTPRMTDNARVPSPPMQPVYPLNISRPFSSSSVHSQGSASSNDHLATHPERVLIQATLDNEHFSVVNVSGLDTAPAIKACILRKLQIPTQDLQQWGLVRTEIGHTDLGSSLLIDDDTLLALCLQIGDDKGTVKFLVQRLGTSPDHRGLSPPFFDAQRLRGTSAPAPAQPRTYSQVRPAQKAASGSDVPRTMPWSGQTYATPTVHEAMVLGQWPAPQTPTTPRRSVAAPPIAPAPSLPSARNDPYVTSVFPASSNRQVSQFQMLAPHAAGTQLQPGMTVQTVLGVPSPGPMHAAQSAPPTAAPKERSYSGDAPASLQPSHPSLRHITSPPLVGADLYGLNSQLPSASSSSSQVSLPTRSPRQDNALELDTHPAPPIYEYTAPNPPPMRPEKPRALSQSSNDARPTKPRSGSSPSEARPHMLAMQRTASQNAVASDEHHSVYPLFKSDDRVDTPDARAADDRASVRPLPIIPSPVSASPSSAQTQDSGAPYLDRSEQRGSWGRELNSSVTAATSVSTPRSDTPSTEEEQRVASVQRLMNHMRMAEERKAESATFESFSDDTLGGTFAQSLDASTLRESDTIRADRSLSNSLEGSATPGTRPVLTLSISPTTRQAAQELPRASVERKGSFADRGQQWAFRPPAEQLYEQLDDLFPRHDLDRPLTDTASASPSSARSFAPALPKPSRGLARSQHHSIRIIAQNRKRFLENTKHVERRRAARDESLLDRRRSTKLWGGRMVEMKTNGPESVGLVPDAPTGPEVEPSSRPVFKWVKGDLIGKGTYGRVYLALNATTGEMIAVKQVELPRTDADRDSSRQRGVVAALKSEIETLKDLDHPNVVTCLGFEQTHDTLSIFLEYVPGGSIGSCLRKHGKFDEDTVSSFLNQTLQGLAYLHKQGILHRDLKADNLLVDFQGTCKISDFGTVRRSDNIYNNVENMSLQGSIFWMAPEVMSLSPKGYSAKVDIWSLGCVVLEMLAGRRPWSDEEAIHAMFKIGAERRAPPVPADCKPSKPAAHFLRNCFETNPDRRPTAARLLEHVFAWPSPEYCFENSALYKALHRQSVD; from the coding sequence ATGAGTCAGTATACGCGCGGTGGGGAGTACCCTGCCGGCGAGCATGGCCAGCAGGTGTATCCTCTCGCGTTCCATATGCAAcctgcggcggcgatgcgcacatcgccgccgcccctCGCCCCGTATGCCCAGGGGGGGGAGGGGAGCCGTGCCCCACGccccgacgaggcgcgcgtgtcgcaCATCCGGCACGGCAGGAATAGCTCgagcccggcgcgcgcaggcgacatgatcgccgaggccggcgcgtggacgacgccgtcgccgggTGGCGCGTGGACCGCGCCGTCTGTCGCGtcgccccgccgccgctcgcatGTGCTCcagccgcgctcgacgccgcgcatgaCGGACaacgcgcgcgtgccgtcgccgccgatgcaGCCGGTGTACCCACTGAACATCTCGCGGCCGTtttcctcctcgtcggtgcACTCGCAGGGCTCCGCATCGTCGAATGACCATCTCGCGACCCACCCTGAGCGTGTGCTGATccaggcgacgctcgacaaCGAGCACTTTTCGGTAGTGAACGTGTCGGGCCTCGACACAGCGCCGGCGATCAAAGCGTGCATCCTGCGAAAACTCCAGATTCCGACCCAGGACCTGCAGCAGTGGGGCTTGGTCCGCACCGAGATTGGGCACACGGACCTTGGCAGCTCGCTGCTgatcgacgacgacacGCTCCTCGCACTGTGCCTGCAGATTGGCGACGACAAGGGCACGGTCAAGTTCCTGGtacagcgcctcggcacgtcgccggaCCATCGCGGCCTCTCGCCGCCGTTCTTTGACGCACagcgcttgcgcggcaCCTCGGCCCCGGCCCCGGCACAGCCCCGCACCTACTCCCAGGTGCGGCCCGCGCAAAAGGCTGCGTCGGGCTCAgacgtgccgcgcaccatGCCGTGGAGCGGGCAGACGTACGCCACGCCGACCGTCCACGAGGCGATGGTCCTCGGCCAGTGGCCTGCGCCAcagacgccgacgacgccgcgccggtccgtcgccgcgccgccgatcgcgccggcgccgtcgctgccgtcggcgcgcaaCGACCCGTACGTCACCTCGGTCTTTCCCGCGTCAAGCAACCGCCAAGTGTCGCAGTTTCAGATGCTCGCGCCCCATGCTgccggcacgcagctgcagccGGGCATGACGGTACAgacggtgctcggcgtgccgagcccGGGCCCGATGCATGCCGCccagagcgcgccgccgaccgctGCGCCAAAAGAGCGCTCGTAcagcggcgacgcaccCGCCTCGCTGCAACCGTCGCACCCCAGCCTGCGCCACATTACCTCGCCCCCGCTGGTGGGCGCGGATCTGTACGGACTGAACTCGCAGCTGCCGTCtgcctcctcgtcctcgtcgcaggtctcgctgccgacgcgcagTCCGCGGCAGGACAATGCGCTggagctcgacacgcaccctgcgccgcccatcTACGAGTACACTGCGCCGAAtccgccgccgatgcggcCCGAGaagccgcgcgcgctctcGCAGTCCTCCAACGACGCACGGCCGACCAAGCCGCGTTCGGGCTCGAGCCCCTccgaggcgcggccgcacATGCTGgcgatgcagcgcaccgcgtcgcagAATGCTGTGGCCTCAGACGAGCACCACAGCGTATACCCCTTGTTTAAAAGCGACGATCGCGTCGACACGCCGgatgcacgcgccgccgacgaccgcgcgagcgtgcgccccCTTCCCATCATCCCCAGCCCGGTGtctgcgtcgccgagcagcgcgcagACCCAAGActccggcgcgccgtaccTCGACCGCAGCGAGCAGCGGGGCTCGTGGGGCCGCGAGCTAAACTCGTCGGTGaccgcagcgacgagcgtctcgacgccgcgcagcgacacgcccagcaccgaggaggagcagcgTGTGGCAtccgtgcagcgcctcatGAACCACATGCGCatggccgaggagcgcaaggcggaGTCGGCGACATTCGAGTCCTTTTCcgacgacacgctcggcgggACGTTTGcgcagtcgctcgacgcgtcgacgctGCGGGAAAGCGACACGatccgcgccgaccgcTCGCTGTCCAACAGCCTCGAaggcagcgcgacgccgggcaCGCGCCCGGTGCTCACCCTGTCCATCTCGCCGACCACGCGCCAGGCCGCCCAGgagctgccgcgcgcctcggtcgagcgcaaagGCTCCTTTGCGGACCGCGGGCAGCAGTGGGCCTTCCGTCCCCCGGCCGAGCAGCTGTACGAGCAGCTGGACGACCTCTTTCCCCGCCACGACCTCGATCGGCCGCTCACCGATACGGCGtctgcgtcgccgtcgagcgcacgcagcttcGCCCCGGCGCTGCCCAAGCCATCGCGGGGACTGGCACGCAGCCAGCACCACTCGATCCGAATCATTGCGCAGAACCGCAAGCGGTTCTTGGAAAATACcaagcacgtcgagcggcgccgcgcggcgcgcgacgagtcgctcctcgaccgccggcgctcgacgaagCTGTGGGGCGGGCGCATGGTCGAGATGAAGACCAATGGCCCCGAGTCGGTGGGCCTTGTacccgacgcgccgaccggccccgaggtcgagccgagctcgcgcccCGTGTTCAAGTGGGTCAAGGGTGACTTGATCGGCAAAGGTACCTATGGGCGTGTCTACCTCGCGCTGAATGCCACGACCGGTGAAATGATTGCCGTGAAGCAGGTCGAACtgccgcgcaccgacgccgaccgcgACTCGAGccgccagcgcggcgtcgtcgccgcgctcaagTCGGAGATCGAGACGCTAAAGGACCTCGACCACCCCAATGTGGTGACGTGCCTCGGCTTTGAGCAGACGCACGACACACTCAGCATTTTCCTCGAGTACGTCCCGGGTGGCTCGATCGGCTCGTGTCTGCGCAAGCACGGCAAGTTTGACGAGGACACGGTGAGCTCGTTCCTGAACCAAACGCTTCAAGGCCTCGCCTACCTGCACAAGCAAGGCATTCTGCACCGCGACCTCAAGGCCGACAACCTCCTGGTCGACTTCCAAGGCACCTGCAAGATCTCCGACTTTGgcaccgtgcgccgcagcgacaATATTTACAACAACGTGGAAAACATGTCGCTCCAAGGCAGCATCTTTTGGATGGCGCCCGAAGTGATGAGCCTTTCGCCGAAAGGCTACAGCGCCAAGGTCGACATCTGGAGCCTGGGCTgtgtcgtgctcgagatGCTTGCAGGACGCCGCCCGTGgtccgacgaggaggcAATCCACGCCATGTTTAAaatcggcgccgagcgacgtgccccTCCGGTGCCGGCGGACTGCAAGCCGTCCAAGCCCGCCGCGCACTTTTTGCGCAACTGTTTCGAGACGAACCCGGACCGCCGCCCTACGGCTGctcgcctcctcgagcacgtaTTCGCCTGGCCCTCGCCGGAATACTGCTTCGAGAACTCGGCGCTGTACAAAGCGCTCCACAGACAATCTGTAGACTAG